Proteins from a single region of Macrotis lagotis isolate mMagLag1 chromosome 2, bilby.v1.9.chrom.fasta, whole genome shotgun sequence:
- the RNPEP gene encoding aminopeptidase B isoform X3 — protein MLDPSCQRRIQWCDRRISGNRRKTFWTLCLGKVQCSIGSNIVCFKYDLLFMPPSFPFGGMENPCLTFVTPCLLAGDRSLADVIIHEISHSWFGNLVTNANWGEFWLNEGFTMYAQRRISTILFGSAYTCLEAATGRALLRQHMDITGEDHPLNKLRVKIEPGVDPDDTYNETPYEKGFCFVSYLAHLVGDQDKFDNFLKAYVNEFKFQSILADDFLEFYLEYFPELKKKRVDSIPGFEFDKWLNTPGWPPYLPDLSPGDSLMKPAEELAQLWAAEKLDLGAIAAVDISTWKTYQLVYFLDKILQKSPLPSGNVKEMGDTYPKISNARNAELRLRWSQIIIKNDHQQDFKKVQDFLQSQGKQKYTLPLYHAMMSGSEAARLLAKETFSTTAPQLHSNVVNYVKQILESKKKS, from the exons ATGCTTGATCCAAGCTGCCAAAGAAGAATACAATGGTGTGATAGAAGAATTTCTGGCAACCGGAGAAAAACTTTTTGGACCCTATGTTTGGGGAAGGTGCAGTGTTCCATTGGCTCTAACATCGTTTGTTTCAA ataTGACTTGCTCTTCATgcctccttctttcccctttgggGGCATGGAGAACCCCTGCCTGACTTTTGTTACTCCATGTCTATTGGCTGGTGACCGTTCCTTGGCAGATGTAATCATCCATGAGATCTCTCACAGCTGGTTTGGAAATCTGGTCACCAATGCCAACTGGGGCGAATTCTGGCTGAATGAAGGTTTTACTATGTATGCCCAAAGGAGAATCTCTACCATCCTCTTTG gttCTGCTTACACCTGCCTAGAAGCTGCCACAGGTAGGGCACTCCTTCGGCAGCATATGGATATCACAGGAGAGGATCACCCGCTGAATAAGCTACGGGTGAAGATTGAGCCAG GTGTTGATCCTGATGATACCTACAATGAAACCCCATATGAGAAAGGGTTCTGCTTTGTCTCTTACTTGGCTCACCTGGTGGGAGACCAGGACAAGTTTGACAACTTCCTTAAG GCCTATGTCAATGAATTTAAATTCCAAAGCATCTTGGCTGATGATTTCCTAGAATTCTACTTGGAATATTTTCCTGAACTGAAGAAGAAGAGAGTAGATTCTATACCAG GCTTTGAATTTGATAAATGGCTGAACACACCAGGATGGCCCCCTTACCTTCCTGACCTCTCCCCTGGTGACTCACTTATGAAGCCTGCTGAGGAGTTGGCCCAGCTTTGGGCTGCTGAGAAGTTGGACTTAGGAGCTATAGCTGCTGTGGATATCTCTACCTGGAAGACCTACCAGCTGGTATACTTCCTGGATAAGATCCTACAGAAATCTCCTCTACCTTCTG GGAATGTGAAAGAAATGGGAGACACATACCCCAAAATCTCAAATGCCCGAAATGCAGAGCTGCGTCTACGCTGGAGCCAAATCATCATCAAAAATGACCACCAGCAGGATTTCAAGAAAGTACaggatttcttgcaaagtcaa GGAAAACAGAAGTATACCCTCCCGCTGTACCATGCCATGATGAGTGGCAGTGAGGCAGCCCGCCTCCTAGCCAAAGAGACATTCTCTACCACCGCCCCCCAGCTCCACAGCAATGTTGTCAATTATGTCAAGCAGATTTTGGAATCGAAGAAGAAGAGTTAG